The Nymphalis io chromosome 14, ilAglIoxx1.1, whole genome shotgun sequence genome has a segment encoding these proteins:
- the LOC126773311 gene encoding dolichol-phosphate mannosyltransferase subunit 3, whose product MTKLLEWMSMTSAILAVWCSLVGGYVKHKFIDENMNFIVVSPIIFIILFGLYAVTVVLYRTFTFNNCEEAAVQLKAEINEAKKDLYDKGLRW is encoded by the coding sequence ATGACGAAACTTCTGGAATGGATGTCAATGACTTCAGCTATTTTGGCAGTGTGGTGTTCTCTCGTTGGTGGCTATGTGAAACACAAATTCATTGatgaaaatatgaattttattgtagtatcaccaatcatatttattattttatttggccTTTATGCCGTTACTGTTGTATTGTATAgaacatttacatttaataactgTGAGGAAGCAGCTGTACAGTTAAAGGCTGAAATTAACGAGGCAAAGAAAGACTTATATGATAAAGGATTGagatggtaa